One stretch of Muribaculum intestinale DNA includes these proteins:
- a CDS encoding ribose-phosphate pyrophosphokinase: MLPPFKIFAGTKSQYMAKEICKDLGVELGKMNIQHFADGEFEVSFEESIRGCEVYLVQSTFPNSDNLMELLLMIDAAKRASAASIIAVMPYFGWARQDRKDKPRVSIASKLVADLLSAAGVNRVICMDLHADQIQGFFNVPVDHLYASSVFIPYIESLHLPDMVIATPDVGGAKRANNYAKYFNVPLVLCHKQRAKANVVASMTVIGDVKDKNVILIDDMVDTAGTITKAADLMMSEGAKSVRALCSHAIMSDPASQRVQDCGITEMMFTNSIPYTGSCTKCTILSVAHLFADTIRRVHENQSISSQYLI; the protein is encoded by the coding sequence ATGTTACCCCCTTTTAAGATTTTTGCCGGCACCAAGTCGCAGTACATGGCCAAGGAGATATGCAAAGACCTTGGTGTTGAACTCGGTAAAATGAATATCCAGCATTTCGCCGACGGCGAGTTCGAGGTATCGTTTGAAGAATCAATCCGTGGCTGCGAGGTATATCTCGTGCAGTCCACATTCCCCAACAGCGACAACCTCATGGAGCTGCTTCTCATGATTGACGCAGCCAAACGCGCCTCGGCAGCCTCGATTATCGCCGTGATGCCCTACTTCGGCTGGGCCCGTCAGGACCGCAAGGACAAACCTCGTGTGTCAATCGCGTCAAAGCTGGTGGCCGACCTGCTTAGTGCAGCCGGTGTAAACCGCGTCATCTGTATGGACCTGCATGCCGACCAGATTCAGGGTTTCTTCAACGTACCGGTCGACCACCTGTACGCATCTTCGGTATTCATCCCCTATATCGAATCGCTACATCTGCCCGACATGGTTATCGCCACTCCCGACGTAGGCGGCGCAAAGCGTGCCAACAACTACGCCAAATATTTTAATGTGCCCCTGGTGCTCTGCCACAAGCAGCGCGCAAAAGCCAACGTAGTGGCTTCGATGACAGTAATCGGCGACGTAAAAGACAAAAATGTAATCCTCATCGACGACATGGTCGACACTGCCGGCACCATCACCAAGGCCGCCGACCTGATGATGAGCGAAGGCGCCAAGAGCGTACGCGCTCTCTGCTCCCACGCCATCATGAGCGACCCCGCAAGCCAGCGTGTGCAGGACTGCGGCATAACCGAGATGATGTTTACCAACTCAATACCCTACACAGGCAGCTGCACAAAGTGCACCATCCTGTCTGTAGCACATCTATTCGCCGACACAATACGCCGTGTCCACGAAAACCAGTCC